Proteins encoded in a region of the Coleofasciculus chthonoplastes PCC 7420 genome:
- a CDS encoding tetratricopeptide repeat protein has product MSQKRRVWVIVVLVLAVLAFVGISTIPLLRSVVESNQPSAVSTPNAQPSLSTEQQDQLEEQAKGYELVLQREPQNQTALRGLLEAKLRLGDVEGAIAPLETLAELNPDQPEYGVLLAQAKEQTGDREGAAQAYRQILASQPGDINALKGLAALYIQQNRPEAAIGLLQETIKNAGQQNQTQPGRVDVSSVKLLLGEVYLSQQRFTETLTIYDELIEENPQDFRPVLAKALILRQQGKTEEAKPLFTTAVSLAPQEYKDQVKQLATLSEQPTPAPTASPDNNETPDFPEPLPEGDENP; this is encoded by the coding sequence GTGTCTCAAAAACGCAGGGTTTGGGTGATAGTCGTGTTAGTGCTAGCCGTGCTGGCATTTGTGGGTATATCGACGATTCCGCTGTTGAGGAGTGTTGTAGAGAGCAATCAGCCGTCTGCTGTTAGCACACCGAATGCCCAACCCAGCCTATCCACAGAACAGCAAGATCAACTCGAAGAACAAGCTAAAGGGTACGAACTGGTTTTACAGCGAGAACCGCAAAATCAAACCGCGTTGCGGGGACTATTAGAGGCAAAACTGCGCCTAGGTGATGTTGAAGGCGCGATCGCACCGTTAGAAACCTTAGCTGAACTAAATCCTGACCAACCCGAATATGGGGTGTTGCTAGCTCAGGCAAAAGAACAAACCGGCGATCGCGAAGGTGCAGCCCAAGCTTACCGTCAAATTTTAGCCTCACAACCCGGAGATATCAATGCCTTAAAAGGATTAGCCGCCCTGTATATTCAGCAAAACCGTCCAGAAGCAGCGATTGGTTTATTGCAAGAGACAATTAAAAACGCTGGACAACAGAATCAGACTCAACCGGGTAGAGTGGATGTGAGTTCTGTCAAATTGTTGTTAGGAGAAGTTTACCTGAGTCAACAGCGCTTTACCGAAACCCTCACCATTTATGATGAACTGATCGAAGAAAATCCCCAAGATTTTCGCCCGGTATTGGCTAAAGCCCTAATTCTCCGCCAACAAGGGAAAACCGAAGAAGCCAAGCCTCTATTTACCACAGCAGTGTCTCTCGCACCGCAGGAGTACAAAGATCAAGTCAAGCAACTTGCCACATTAAGCGAACAGCCTACACCTGCACCAACCGCATCCCCCGATAATAACGAGACACCTGATTTTCCCGAACCGCTTCCGGAAGGGGATGAAAATCCTTAA
- a CDS encoding GTPase family protein, producing MVRLKWWQWIVLAMPIASMIIFLLLSAGWQIHEWGINWIWGIFILIFAGWRWLLVKWTRTTVDQVEAAVAEVRDQLEATTEETTALPATDEATQNAEAALQTVLKKAQDDPPIWEDWQTFWQRCQELVIAIAHIYQPAAKYPLLNIYIPQAYGLIRGTVDDLDQWMQKLSPALSQVTVGQGLQAYEVYQKLEPSARKLWQAWSWAQWVVNPVAALAKQASKRSSNQATQQLLMNLAQMLREAALKNLSRQAIALYSGSTPPGSTTVSPPKPQLPQVKTKTLRDILEQAEPVEAVEQKPVSILLVGRTGSGKSSLINTLFQAERAEVDVLPSTDRIQNYHWQTPTGETLTLWDTPGYEQVNRSDLRDLVLDYATNADLLLLVTPALDPALHVDAEFLKEIQADIEDLPAITIVTQVDRLRPIREWQPPYDWQWGERTKEKAIREATEYRAESLGEWCDIVLPVVTADWNTGRTPWNIEALSLALVDTIAPAKQLRLARFLRNREARTAEAAKIIDHYTFQMATTQGLAAFLKSPVLQFVSTVTTGSPTLAFALAEQIPVEQLPVVIGKLQMAYDLFSLLSAEDTQMPFDLRSLWSLLLDNSSSPDRNAWAFGHALVEYWTQNMSVEQLRQKFKFYLNQQLDFGQKETA from the coding sequence ATGGTGCGATTAAAATGGTGGCAGTGGATCGTATTGGCAATGCCGATCGCGTCCATGATTATCTTCTTACTCTTATCTGCGGGTTGGCAAATCCACGAGTGGGGAATTAATTGGATCTGGGGTATCTTTATCCTGATCTTCGCGGGTTGGCGTTGGTTGCTAGTAAAATGGACGCGGACAACAGTCGATCAGGTAGAAGCAGCAGTAGCGGAGGTTCGCGATCAACTCGAGGCTACCACAGAGGAAACAACTGCCTTACCCGCCACAGATGAGGCGACTCAAAACGCCGAAGCCGCCCTGCAAACGGTGCTGAAAAAAGCACAGGATGATCCGCCCATCTGGGAAGACTGGCAAACCTTTTGGCAACGATGTCAGGAACTTGTGATCGCCATCGCCCATATCTATCAGCCGGCGGCGAAATATCCCTTACTCAATATCTACATTCCCCAAGCTTATGGGCTGATTCGGGGGACGGTGGATGACTTAGATCAGTGGATGCAGAAGTTATCGCCAGCGTTGAGTCAGGTGACAGTGGGACAAGGATTGCAAGCCTACGAAGTCTACCAGAAACTCGAACCCTCCGCCCGCAAACTCTGGCAAGCGTGGAGTTGGGCGCAGTGGGTAGTCAATCCGGTGGCGGCGCTAGCCAAACAAGCGAGTAAGCGTTCGAGTAACCAAGCTACCCAGCAACTGTTGATGAATTTGGCACAGATGCTGCGCGAAGCAGCGTTAAAGAATTTATCTCGACAAGCGATCGCGCTTTATAGTGGAAGTACCCCACCGGGTTCAACAACCGTTTCCCCACCCAAACCGCAACTCCCCCAGGTAAAAACCAAAACCCTGCGCGATATCCTCGAACAAGCTGAACCGGTAGAAGCGGTTGAACAAAAACCTGTGAGTATTTTGCTGGTGGGGCGTACTGGATCGGGTAAAAGTAGCCTAATTAATACATTATTTCAGGCAGAACGAGCCGAAGTCGATGTCTTACCCAGTACCGATCGCATCCAGAATTACCACTGGCAAACTCCAACTGGAGAAACCCTGACGCTGTGGGATACGCCGGGATATGAACAAGTCAACCGATCCGATTTGCGGGACTTGGTACTCGATTATGCCACGAACGCCGATTTACTGCTACTGGTAACCCCCGCCCTCGATCCGGCGCTACATGTTGATGCGGAGTTTCTCAAGGAAATCCAAGCAGATATTGAAGACTTACCCGCCATTACAATCGTCACCCAAGTCGATCGCCTGCGCCCGATTCGGGAATGGCAACCCCCTTATGATTGGCAATGGGGGGAACGAACCAAAGAAAAAGCGATTCGGGAAGCGACAGAATATCGCGCCGAAAGTTTAGGGGAATGGTGTGATATCGTGTTACCTGTGGTGACGGCGGATTGGAACACCGGGCGCACCCCTTGGAATATCGAAGCGCTATCGTTAGCATTAGTTGACACGATCGCACCTGCCAAACAACTGCGTCTTGCCCGCTTTTTGCGAAACCGAGAAGCCCGTACAGCGGAGGCGGCTAAAATTATTGACCACTATACGTTTCAGATGGCAACGACTCAGGGGTTGGCAGCGTTTCTGAAAAGTCCGGTGCTACAGTTTGTATCCACAGTAACAACCGGATCTCCCACGCTAGCCTTTGCCCTGGCTGAACAAATTCCCGTCGAACAGTTACCCGTAGTCATTGGCAAATTACAGATGGCGTATGACTTATTCTCCTTGCTGAGTGCAGAGGATACTCAGATGCCATTCGACTTGCGATCGCTGTGGTCATTATTGCTGGACAATTCATCTTCACCTGATCGCAATGCCTGGGCATTTGGTCACGCTTTGGTAGAATATTGGACACAGAATATGAGTGTTGAACAATTACGCCAGAAGTTTAAGTTTTATCTCAACCAGCAACTGGACTTTGGACAAAAGGAAACAGCTTAA
- a CDS encoding patatin-like protein — translation MPTPSHPLRKPEFRREHRLGLVVYGGVSLAIYMNGICREFYNAVRGRGIYKLIKALTDSDIVVDILSGTSAGGINGVLLSYALANSTKDTIVDFKEFGQIWRESGNIRELMHHPSTQETQQDSVLDGAGYYQTALAEAFEKGIYNRTDAPDGEWVSELNELDLFVTGTDILGQIYQLFDDTGRVIEVKNHRQIFHLKHRQGRHEPFNPDSDPADLSRTPEQTYQSLAKLCRITSCFPVAFPSVNVGLKEDSNDVDQRLIQWGQLENRDLPEQRPPEGYQLHFIDGGVLDNRPFSYTIKDIYFRTANRPVDRKLIYIDPNPDRFLANPNFNSMAKPSTWDVLQDALVGLPTYESISNDLELIQAHNDKISRYNSLLASVEVPDPSTPGISHKITVSEEIYLRSRLIGLRDRILPLILRMDQQQTTASGTDKKVILEKTGQRLIADITSPTDSQDKDIILQQASQHIRNLDIDYALRKHFYIIDKLFQQLEKTTEIDEYNKQRLLVSRLNRQLKLLEVIRFSLDILLSHPQVSESFYSLLEQSLENSDPKFQQQWRKQVYDRLLRLHRFFFDADGLNDLSPSGLDQNRLEFVPANFFKTLPTAAEQLGVELNQLQDKQINWLPQKQISSIIAQFHQKIRQLDDDPSLLNHIWSDQKYQNSDPENCSQLFCSILHQINQASERLIQTSNLNDYEDILNRYQQFGYLDQVLYPFEYLTNFSEKDIIETIRFSPDDAQLGLGKGKTLDDKLAGDTLQAFGGFFKKSWRSNDMLWGRLDGLNRLVEALVTRESLQNFPIFLARQTQAQGCTEDEYLEQLVQDCFPDSTANTRQKLKSHLRLLADPDLSDAAMHIILDDLVLEGHRSILMTDLETVIEDEISEQLTWNRQRVKPTDPDDVERLLAQLGDQPPSYQPVPGYFEKTVNTLAAAKLAKDAIGRFSPQAKEDFFRNQYRIGKESILKDIPGIVLANLATRAALILRDIMITTLGKERAKKLQGLLSYQFVNKSLQLVYWWLQLKSPTAFQSPKFIGKRPLILVLQVLLLLTAIICVVITISNSPIATAVALIATVLFWLLGYAWKKS, via the coding sequence ATGCCTACCCCTAGTCACCCCCTCCGAAAACCTGAATTTCGTCGCGAACATCGCTTAGGACTCGTCGTGTATGGTGGTGTTTCTCTCGCCATCTATATGAATGGCATCTGCCGCGAATTCTATAATGCGGTACGGGGTCGAGGTATCTATAAGCTGATTAAAGCCCTAACAGATTCGGATATTGTGGTGGATATCCTCTCCGGAACCTCAGCCGGCGGTATTAATGGCGTGTTACTGAGTTACGCCCTTGCCAATAGCACTAAAGACACCATTGTTGACTTTAAAGAATTTGGGCAAATTTGGCGTGAGAGTGGGAATATCCGCGAATTAATGCATCACCCCTCAACCCAGGAAACCCAACAGGATTCGGTTTTGGATGGTGCTGGGTATTATCAAACAGCCCTAGCCGAAGCGTTTGAAAAAGGCATTTATAATCGCACGGATGCGCCAGATGGGGAGTGGGTATCTGAGTTGAATGAACTCGATTTATTTGTCACCGGAACTGACATCCTGGGACAAATTTACCAGCTATTTGATGATACAGGTCGAGTCATTGAAGTTAAAAATCACCGCCAGATTTTTCACCTCAAGCATCGTCAGGGACGTCACGAACCCTTTAATCCGGATAGTGACCCAGCGGATTTAAGTCGGACGCCAGAACAAACCTATCAATCTCTGGCAAAACTTTGCCGAATTACCTCATGCTTTCCGGTGGCATTTCCATCAGTTAATGTGGGTTTAAAAGAAGATTCAAATGACGTGGATCAGCGACTGATTCAATGGGGACAATTGGAGAACCGTGATTTACCCGAACAACGACCGCCAGAGGGTTATCAACTCCATTTTATTGATGGTGGCGTGTTAGATAATCGACCCTTTAGTTACACAATTAAAGATATCTATTTTCGCACCGCTAACCGTCCCGTTGATCGCAAGCTGATTTATATTGATCCCAATCCCGATCGCTTCTTGGCAAATCCTAACTTTAATTCCATGGCGAAGCCTAGCACTTGGGACGTGCTTCAGGATGCGTTAGTTGGACTCCCGACGTATGAAAGCATTAGCAACGATTTGGAGTTAATCCAAGCCCACAACGATAAAATCAGCCGCTATAACAGCCTACTCGCTAGTGTGGAAGTACCCGATCCATCAACGCCTGGTATTTCCCACAAAATTACCGTTAGTGAAGAGATTTACCTCCGCAGCCGCCTGATTGGTTTGCGCGATCGCATCCTCCCCCTGATTTTACGCATGGATCAACAGCAAACCACGGCTTCAGGGACTGATAAAAAAGTCATTTTAGAGAAAACCGGACAACGGTTAATTGCGGATATCACCAGCCCGACCGACAGTCAAGATAAAGATATAATTCTTCAACAAGCTAGTCAGCATATTCGTAATCTGGATATAGACTATGCGTTGAGGAAGCATTTCTATATTATTGATAAGCTATTTCAGCAGCTTGAGAAAACAACCGAAATCGATGAATATAATAAGCAGCGATTACTTGTCAGTCGGTTAAATCGACAACTTAAACTGCTAGAAGTAATCCGCTTTAGTTTAGATATATTACTCAGTCATCCGCAAGTTAGTGAATCTTTTTACAGTTTACTGGAGCAAAGTTTAGAAAATTCTGATCCGAAATTTCAACAGCAGTGGCGCAAGCAAGTTTATGATCGTCTCTTGCGTTTGCACCGCTTTTTCTTTGATGCGGATGGTTTAAATGACCTGTCTCCATCCGGCTTAGACCAAAATCGCCTAGAGTTCGTTCCCGCCAACTTTTTTAAGACATTACCCACCGCTGCGGAACAGTTAGGAGTAGAGTTAAACCAGCTTCAAGACAAACAGATTAACTGGTTACCCCAAAAACAAATTTCTAGTATTATTGCCCAATTCCATCAAAAAATTCGCCAACTTGATGATGATCCATCACTGTTAAACCATATTTGGTCGGATCAAAAATACCAGAATAGCGATCCCGAAAACTGTAGTCAACTGTTTTGCTCCATTCTCCATCAAATTAATCAGGCATCAGAACGGTTAATTCAAACCAGTAACCTCAACGATTATGAGGATATTCTCAATCGTTACCAACAGTTTGGTTACTTAGATCAGGTACTCTATCCCTTTGAATATTTAACCAATTTTTCTGAAAAAGATATAATTGAAACAATTCGCTTTAGTCCAGATGATGCTCAGCTAGGGTTAGGGAAGGGAAAAACCTTAGATGATAAATTGGCTGGGGATACCTTACAAGCTTTTGGCGGATTTTTTAAGAAATCCTGGCGTTCCAATGATATGTTGTGGGGGCGATTGGATGGACTCAATCGTCTTGTTGAAGCCTTAGTGACTCGTGAATCATTGCAAAATTTTCCAATTTTCTTGGCGCGACAAACCCAAGCACAAGGATGTACAGAAGATGAATACTTAGAACAACTGGTTCAAGACTGTTTCCCCGATTCCACAGCCAACACTCGTCAGAAACTCAAATCCCATCTTCGCTTATTAGCTGATCCAGATCTGTCTGATGCAGCGATGCATATTATCTTAGACGATCTGGTATTAGAAGGTCATCGCTCAATTTTAATGACCGACTTAGAAACAGTGATTGAAGATGAAATCAGCGAACAACTAACCTGGAATCGCCAACGGGTTAAACCCACTGATCCTGATGATGTGGAACGATTACTTGCTCAACTCGGTGATCAACCACCCAGCTATCAACCCGTTCCAGGTTATTTTGAGAAAACGGTGAATACTCTAGCGGCGGCAAAATTAGCCAAAGATGCGATTGGTAGATTCTCTCCCCAAGCCAAAGAAGACTTCTTTCGCAATCAATACCGGATTGGTAAAGAATCTATTTTAAAAGATATTCCCGGAATTGTGCTGGCAAATCTTGCTACTCGTGCGGCTTTAATCCTGCGAGATATTATGATTACGACTCTAGGAAAAGAACGTGCAAAGAAACTTCAAGGGCTTTTAAGTTATCAATTTGTGAATAAGTCATTACAACTTGTCTATTGGTGGTTACAATTAAAAAGTCCCACCGCGTTTCAGAGTCCCAAATTTATCGGCAAGCGACCGCTAATATTAGTTCTACAAGTACTACTCCTACTCACTGCCATTATCTGTGTGGTAATTACTATCTCTAATTCGCCCATAGCTACCGCCGTCGCCCTCATTGCTACAGTTTTGTTTTGGTTATTAGGGTATGCGTGGAAAAAGTCTTAA
- a CDS encoding mechanosensitive ion channel family protein, whose translation MPALLAQIEASETLPQRVLTNITLQKIFRSLVTILIAYGSIFVIQSLTSWSSERVPRRFRLLIKQSLPFLKGLILILTFSYLLNLFLNLSQENLLALTGTIAIALGFAFKDYVSSIIAGVVALFEAPYRVGDRIQIENHYGEVVGYGLRGIRLQTPDDNIVTIPHNKTWTEAVSNANSGELEAQVLTDFYFAHTVDAEQVIQILYQAAYSSKYTQLKLPIVVIMQEQMWGTQFKLRSYPMDARDEFIYKTDLIRRAKQAFARQNLPYPKLSDIQNNDSCP comes from the coding sequence ATGCCGGCGTTGTTGGCACAAATCGAGGCATCGGAAACCTTACCGCAACGAGTTCTTACCAATATTACGCTGCAAAAAATTTTTCGTTCTCTCGTCACTATTTTGATCGCTTATGGGAGCATATTTGTCATTCAGTCGCTCACCAGTTGGAGTTCAGAACGAGTTCCCCGCCGCTTTCGATTATTGATCAAACAATCTTTGCCCTTTTTGAAAGGGTTGATTTTGATCCTAACGTTTTCCTATCTCCTGAATCTGTTTCTGAACTTGTCTCAGGAGAACCTCCTCGCATTGACAGGCACGATCGCTATTGCCCTGGGATTTGCCTTTAAGGATTACGTGAGTTCGATTATTGCCGGAGTAGTTGCACTGTTTGAAGCTCCCTATCGAGTGGGCGATCGCATTCAAATTGAAAATCATTACGGTGAAGTGGTGGGTTATGGTTTGCGTGGAATTCGACTCCAGACTCCTGACGATAACATTGTCACTATTCCCCACAACAAAACCTGGACTGAAGCTGTCTCCAATGCCAACAGCGGAGAGCTAGAAGCTCAGGTTCTCACTGACTTTTATTTTGCTCATACTGTAGATGCTGAACAAGTCATCCAGATTCTGTATCAGGCAGCTTACAGTAGCAAATATACGCAGCTAAAGCTTCCCATTGTAGTTATCATGCAAGAACAAATGTGGGGTACTCAGTTCAAGCTGCGGTCTTACCCAATGGATGCCCGCGATGAATTTATCTATAAAACCGATCTGATTCGCCGTGCCAAGCAAGCCTTTGCTCGCCAAAATTTACCTTACCCAAAGTTATCAGATATCCAAAACAATGACAGTTGCCCCTGA
- a CDS encoding cation:proton antiporter, which translates to MDIYILALLIIGLLLLLVTMGSGWIKRLPLSYALIYLVVGIFLGPYGTNLIQLQPQTEFLERITEFVVIVSLFSCGLKMNRPLRLRAWNSTIRLIAFLMPISIFAIAAISHWLLNLNWGAAVLLGAILAPTDPVLASEVQLAHIGDRDELRFGLTSEGGLNDALAFPFVYFGIHWLENNNWQSWLKQWIVVDLIWAIAAGIAMGILVGNGVMWIKQQLQKFRPIDVLMEDFIGLSIILITYALTELINGYGFLSVFVAGLMVQRISPNHNRRLSQLEFTEKLEKLMEVGTILLLGSLLRIEPILKFGGEALLIAGLLIFAIRPLGAWISTTNLGFAKLPRSQFHPTTRWLFGWFGVRGVGSLYYLSYSLGKSLEGELGERIAWITSITVVLSIIIHGISATPLMKWYEKADQERTHNA; encoded by the coding sequence GTGGATATCTACATTCTTGCCTTGTTGATCATTGGCTTACTGCTCCTGTTGGTCACAATGGGTTCAGGCTGGATTAAGCGATTACCTCTTTCTTACGCTCTCATTTACTTAGTTGTGGGAATTTTTCTCGGACCCTATGGGACTAATCTGATTCAACTTCAGCCCCAAACCGAATTTTTGGAGCGCATCACCGAATTTGTTGTGATTGTCTCTCTGTTTAGTTGCGGCTTAAAAATGAATCGCCCTCTGAGACTAAGAGCTTGGAATTCAACAATTCGGCTTATCGCTTTTCTAATGCCGATTTCAATCTTTGCCATAGCAGCAATTAGCCATTGGTTATTGAATCTGAACTGGGGAGCGGCTGTTTTGTTGGGGGCAATTCTCGCACCAACTGACCCCGTATTGGCATCCGAAGTCCAATTGGCACATATAGGAGATAGAGATGAGTTGCGATTTGGTCTGACTTCTGAAGGGGGATTGAACGATGCGTTAGCCTTTCCTTTTGTCTATTTTGGAATTCATTGGTTAGAAAACAATAATTGGCAAAGTTGGTTAAAGCAATGGATTGTTGTTGATTTGATTTGGGCGATCGCGGCTGGAATTGCCATGGGTATTTTGGTCGGTAATGGAGTGATGTGGATTAAGCAGCAGCTCCAAAAGTTTCGACCCATTGATGTATTAATGGAGGACTTTATTGGTCTTAGTATTATCTTAATCACCTATGCACTGACAGAACTGATTAACGGTTATGGATTTTTATCGGTGTTTGTTGCTGGGTTAATGGTACAGCGTATTTCTCCTAACCATAATCGGCGACTTTCGCAACTGGAATTCACCGAAAAACTTGAAAAGCTGATGGAAGTGGGAACTATTCTCCTGTTAGGTTCCCTCCTACGAATTGAGCCAATTCTCAAATTTGGTGGTGAAGCCCTTCTCATCGCCGGGTTATTAATTTTTGCCATCCGACCTTTAGGCGCTTGGATTAGCACCACCAACTTAGGTTTTGCCAAGTTACCTCGCTCACAGTTTCACCCCACAACCCGCTGGTTATTTGGTTGGTTTGGCGTTCGAGGAGTCGGCTCTCTCTACTATCTTTCCTATTCTCTTGGTAAGAGTTTAGAGGGAGAATTGGGTGAAAGAATTGCTTGGATAACGTCCATAACTGTTGTACTATCTATCATCATACATGGAATTAGTGCGACTCCTTTAATGAAGTGGTATGAGAAAGCTGATCAGGAAAGAACCCATAATGCATGA
- a CDS encoding N-acetylmuramoyl-L-alanine amidase-like domain-containing protein encodes MRTMFGWAFVGLAISGGFTSDLAFQAQNYNSIPVSEAANRAEDASRGGEVCTEAPCYVWETEDEELIDYSDLSPDVEHLSLTRKEALIFPPSQTLLTDTSNVTVSASMNPVSDEREQFQQIMDWAIAQHLHEQPMTDTIQAIAHRFVGTPYKAGLLDQSPNETLVVTLQAFDCVLFVETVLAIARTLAQQDYSYPTFVNHLRDQRYQNGQLNGYCSRLHYFSAWIDDNEKRGTVENITQALGGIPLNKRLNFMSTHRQRYPQLVNNQANYQCILEMEDQLNAVPLNYIPTAKIHHSYDQLQSGDIIGIATTIAGLDVTHTGFIDRQPDGRIRLIHASPAGEVTISQDLQQYVGKIKNAIGILVVRPIGVSE; translated from the coding sequence ATGAGAACAATGTTTGGCTGGGCTTTTGTGGGATTGGCAATTTCTGGCGGTTTTACGTCAGATCTTGCCTTTCAAGCTCAGAACTATAATTCTATTCCAGTTTCTGAAGCGGCAAATCGTGCTGAGGATGCTTCTAGAGGAGGGGAAGTCTGTACAGAAGCCCCTTGCTACGTCTGGGAAACAGAGGACGAGGAACTGATAGATTATTCTGACTTGTCACCGGATGTAGAACACCTCTCTCTTACCAGAAAAGAGGCTTTGATTTTCCCCCCTTCCCAGACGTTACTGACCGATACTTCAAATGTTACCGTCTCAGCATCGATGAATCCTGTATCAGACGAGAGGGAACAGTTCCAGCAGATCATGGACTGGGCAATTGCCCAGCACCTGCATGAGCAACCGATGACGGATACTATACAGGCGATCGCACACCGATTTGTGGGGACACCCTATAAGGCAGGCTTATTAGACCAATCGCCAAACGAAACCTTGGTGGTAACGCTTCAGGCATTTGACTGTGTGCTATTTGTGGAAACGGTACTCGCGATCGCACGAACTCTAGCGCAACAGGATTATTCCTATCCCACCTTTGTTAATCATCTTCGCGATCAGCGTTATCAGAATGGTCAACTCAATGGTTATTGTAGCCGTTTGCATTATTTCTCCGCTTGGATTGATGACAACGAGAAACGGGGAACCGTAGAAAATATTACCCAGGCGCTGGGAGGAATCCCCTTAAATAAGCGGCTTAATTTTATGAGTACCCATCGACAGCGTTATCCCCAACTGGTTAATAATCAGGCAAATTACCAGTGTATTTTAGAGATGGAAGATCAGCTTAATGCTGTTCCCTTAAACTATATTCCCACCGCTAAGATTCACCACAGCTATGATCAGCTACAATCTGGAGATATTATTGGCATTGCTACAACTATTGCAGGATTAGATGTCACCCATACCGGATTCATTGATCGCCAGCCAGATGGTAGAATTCGTTTGATTCATGCCTCACCCGCTGGAGAGGTGACGATTTCCCAAGATTTACAGCAGTATGTAGGCAAGATCAAGAACGCGATCGGTATTTTAGTCGTTCGTCCGATTGGCGTTAGTGAGTGA
- the tpiA gene encoding triose-phosphate isomerase, producing MRKIVIAGNWKMFKTQRESSEFLQEFMPKLEQTPPEREVVLCVPFTDLGVMSKNLHNSRVQLGAQNIHWADEGAFTGEISGPMLTELGLRYVVVGHSERRQYFGETDKTVNQRLLAAQRHGLIPILCVGETKQQRDAGEAESHISQQLVEGLVDVDQQQLVIAYEPIWAIGTGDTCEATEANRIMGLIRSQLKVADVPIQYGGSVKPANIDQIMAQPEIDGVLVGGASLDPGGFARIVNYQ from the coding sequence GTGCGAAAAATAGTAATTGCCGGTAACTGGAAAATGTTCAAAACTCAAAGGGAGTCCTCTGAGTTTTTGCAAGAATTTATGCCCAAGCTGGAGCAAACGCCCCCAGAGCGGGAAGTTGTTCTGTGTGTTCCCTTTACAGACTTGGGAGTAATGTCCAAAAATCTGCACAATAGCCGGGTGCAGCTCGGGGCGCAGAATATCCACTGGGCAGATGAAGGCGCTTTCACCGGGGAAATTTCGGGTCCGATGTTGACCGAACTCGGTTTACGTTATGTGGTTGTCGGTCACAGTGAGCGACGTCAGTACTTTGGTGAAACGGACAAAACCGTGAACCAGCGCCTCCTCGCCGCCCAGCGTCACGGGTTAATTCCGATTCTTTGTGTTGGTGAAACAAAGCAACAACGGGATGCTGGAGAAGCGGAATCTCACATCAGCCAGCAACTTGTAGAAGGCTTGGTGGATGTGGATCAGCAGCAACTGGTGATCGCGTATGAACCGATCTGGGCAATTGGCACAGGGGATACCTGTGAAGCTACAGAAGCCAATCGGATCATGGGTTTGATTCGCTCTCAACTGAAAGTTGCGGATGTGCCAATTCAATACGGGGGTTCGGTCAAGCCGGCGAATATTGATCAGATTATGGCGCAACCTGAAATTGATGGGGTGCTAGTTGGCGGAGCCAGTCTTGATCCTGGGGGGTTTGCCCGAATTGTCAATTATCAGTAG
- the folP gene encoding dihydropteroate synthase: MTNDKGQLTIRERSFCWGERTYLMGVLNVTPDSFSDGGEFNTPAAALAQAQRLVEAGVDILDIGGQSTRPGAEEISEAAELQRVLPVVKAVRSSLSVPISVDTTRASVAKAAVAVGADIVNDISGGTFDPDMFPVVAQLGVPIILMHIRGTPQTMQKLTDYHDLIGEIYEFLEGQIQVAINAGIVRSRLIIDPGIGFAKTAEQNIQLLRQLAAFCSLGVPILVGVSRKRFIGHILNQPDPKQRVWGTAAACCAAIAAGSDILRVHDVSAMYDVCRVADAIWR, encoded by the coding sequence ATGACGAATGACAAAGGACAACTAACCATCCGAGAACGTTCTTTCTGTTGGGGAGAACGTACCTACCTCATGGGCGTTTTAAATGTGACGCCGGATAGTTTTAGTGATGGGGGGGAGTTTAATACCCCAGCAGCAGCTTTGGCACAAGCTCAACGGCTGGTCGAGGCGGGTGTGGATATTCTGGACATCGGCGGACAATCAACCCGACCGGGGGCTGAGGAGATTTCGGAAGCCGCAGAACTCCAGCGTGTACTCCCTGTGGTCAAGGCGGTACGTTCCTCGCTGTCTGTTCCGATCTCGGTGGATACCACGAGAGCCTCTGTCGCGAAAGCAGCGGTGGCGGTGGGGGCGGATATTGTCAATGATATTTCTGGTGGCACGTTTGACCCGGATATGTTTCCTGTGGTTGCCCAATTGGGTGTGCCAATCATTTTGATGCATATCCGGGGAACCCCCCAAACTATGCAAAAGCTGACCGATTATCATGACCTCATCGGCGAAATATACGAGTTTCTAGAGGGTCAAATTCAGGTGGCTATCAACGCGGGAATTGTGCGATCGCGCTTGATCATTGATCCGGGGATTGGGTTCGCCAAAACCGCTGAGCAAAATATACAACTCCTGCGACAACTTGCTGCTTTTTGTTCCCTCGGTGTGCCTATTTTAGTCGGCGTGTCTCGCAAACGTTTTATCGGTCACATTCTTAACCAACCTGACCCCAAGCAACGAGTCTGGGGAACGGCGGCGGCTTGCTGTGCGGCGATTGCGGCAGGATCTGATATTCTCCGGGTTCACGATGTTTCTGCAATGTATGATGTCTGTCGGGTAGCCGATGCCATTTGGCGGTAG